Below is a genomic region from Erigeron canadensis isolate Cc75 chromosome 7, C_canadensis_v1, whole genome shotgun sequence.
TGAAACTCGTTTGAGATTAATCACTATATATTAAAATGCAACTTGAATTATTGATACATTTACCAAAAGACAGATCCATCGACACTACAGATTTGATTTGGAATTATTTATTGACAAACAATATTCAATATGCAACTTAAAGTATCTTTcatgttctatttattttatataaatcgtAACATCATTCTCTTAGATCTAAAAAACAATCATTCCTTTACCACCACCCTCAAACTTTGTTGCAATGGCAAGCCGCCGAAAGATCCTGATAGTCTCCGATCCAGGCCAAGGAAATATCAACCCATCTCTCCGCTTAGCCAACTGTCTTCTTAAAATCGGCGTTGAAGTCACCATTTGCACAAGCGTTTATGGGGTAAAACATATTAAGAAAGAAACCATCCCTCAAGGACTAACCATTGCTCCATTCTTTGATGGCCACGACAACGGCAAACAACCAACTACCACGCTACAACAAGTCGTCTTAGATTTTGGGTCAAATGGTTCTCGTGCCGTGGCAGAGCTTTTGAGTTCTGCCACGGCTGCAGGTAAACCATTTGACTATGTGGTATACACCGTCTTACTAGCTTGGGTGGCCAAAGTAGCGAATGCTCATGGGGTTAAATCAGCTCTTTTCTGGGGCCAACCAGCTATTATATTGCAAATCTATTATTACTATTTCAATGGCTATGAAGACTTGATAAACGGATGCAAGGACAACCCAACGCTTCAAATCAACTTACCTGGGCTCCCATCATTAACAACGGCTGATTTGCCATCTTTTTTATCTCCATCTAGACCGGAAGAACATgatttttttctacaaatagCAAAAGACCATATTGAGGTACTCAAAATATTTCCAAAAATACTAGTTAATATCTTTAATGAACTAGAAAGCGAATCCATCAAAGCAATAGATAAATTTGAGTATATTCCTATTGGACCCTTGGTTCCTTTAGACAGAAAAGACACATTAGACAATTCCGTCGGCCAATGGTTAAACACACAACCAAAATCATCGGTGGTGTATGTTTCCTTTGGAACACTAGCAGTGTTATCAATGGAACAAGTGGAGGAGATTGGAAGCGGGTTGTTAAAAAGTGGCCGGCCTTTTCTATGGGTGATAAGAGATGGTGAGCAAGCTAGAAAATTGAGCAAGATAGATGTGCTGAAAAAACAAGGGATGATAGTGAATTGGTGTAGTCAAGTGGCGGTGTTGAGCCATGAAGCGACTGGGTGTTTCTTGACGCACGGTGGATGGAATTCAACGTTGGAGGCTTTGGTTGCTGGTGTTCCTAAGGTGGTTTTTCCTCAGTGGTCGGACCAAGGAACAAACGCAAAACTGATTAAAGATGTGTGGAAAACAGGAGTTAGAGTGGAGGCGAGGAAGGAGGACGGAATTGTGGAAGGGAAGGAGATTGAGAGGTGTGTAGAGTTGGTGATGGCGGGAGATAGAGAAATGAGAAGAAACGCGGAGAAATGGAAAGATTTGGCAAGAGAAGCTCTCAAAGATGGTGGATCTTCTGCTATAAACCTTCAAGCTTTCTTGAATGATgcttgaaattatatatatatatatatatatatatatatgaataacaaATCTATACTGGGATTTGTAGACCTTATTATTTTACTTGGtttgggttttggttttggttttcacATGTTTTAATTATGCATTTGAATCTCCATGTTGCATTTAGTTATATCTATGTTGCATATGAATTAAAAAAGACATGGGCGATTGCATATTTAAGTTATGTAATATATTGCATACTAGAAAATCCCTAACTCTTGTTtctctattgttttattttggaGTGGTTGCCTACTAGAAAAAACTATATCAGTTTCATTCATGTAATTGTCACAAACTCGCATATAATTCAAAATAGGTTCGCATTTGGTCTATAAATATTTGACTCTTGAGGAAAAAAGTTCATGCGAGTatcatttgaattggaagaatcaTGGCATGGGTATATGAACAAattcgttcacatatgaacagaTTAAATTGTACGTACTTCACATTATATACATGAACCTTAATTACCCTGTTATTGGTTTATAAACTCATTAGATTACTTATAAAAAAACATCTTGCAGATTTATTATAAGTGACGGGTCTAATGTGTTGGATTTCAATCAGACGGGTCTAATGGACCAGGTCTAGGGATGACAATGATATGTAAAGTTGAAAACTTAATGTTAAAACAATCTCTCTTAACAAATTGAGTAAAATCTTTAACTCATAATAATCCGTTGAGTCAATTAAGTTGAAAACAAACGACTTTCGTGATCATAGAACGAGGTTTGTTTCAACATCACCTTAAACAGGGACATTTTGAAAGTGAATTTTCATCTCCATCATGTTTCATTATGGCCTATAAAAGAATCACAAGTacatgttttgacttttgaaagcATCTTTCTTTCATATGCATACATGTCAAATGTTACACGCTAGCATTTGATTTTGTACTCATGTCGTAAACACGTACTCCCCCccaatcatcatcaccaccaccctCCGGCGCAAAGACAAACCCCCGGAAAATCCTGATTGTGGCATACTAGCTACACCAAGGCATGATCAACCCGTCTATATCCCTAGCAAACCGCCTCATCATAATGGGTGCCGGTGCCGAGGTCACCTTTTCCACCAGCATATTCCAGCAGGTGGTAAGTAAAGAAAACGTCCCTCATGGCCTAATTTTGACTCCTTCAATTTCTCTGATGGCCATGACAACGACGTACAACAAATTTCCACTGTCCACCAGGCAGCAAATTGTGCTTCTGCAATTACAGAAATCCTCATATCTGCAGGAGACCAACCGTTTGACAACTTGGTCTACACGATTGTCGTACCTTGGGCAGCCAAGGTGGCGAATGTCGATGGTGTCAAATCCACTCTATGGTGCCAAATAGCCAAGATTGTTCTAGCATGATTCATACCCCAATATTGTTCTAGCGAGTTTCGAACCCAGGGCTTCTTGTAACTATGCAATTCTTGTTTTTGTTCTATTTGTGGAATAAGTACAAATTGAAGTGGAGGGTTGTTTGAGCAAAGGGAATAACTTTGTATCGTCTAATTAAGTTGATGGGACGTTGAAATAGGAGAAATAAAACCCACACCACTTTTATGTGAGCAAGGGAATCACTTCAACAGTAGCTTATATAAGAAAATCAGACAATCCCAAAACATTaggatataaatatatttagttatttacaaaTGATTTTTAAACATCCACAACAATATGCATACACATGTAAAGAATAAATTATAAGCttgatttaaaattttcataaagGTTTCTGTAATTTTTGAGGtttctaaaaaattattttttccatataatatatatatatatatatatatggaaaagttaaattaaagaCTCCTTATTTTAAGGACTGTAAGAGACTCCTTCTACCtccttctccggccaccaccaccatcatctctgaccaccaccaccatgatcatctccgaccaccaccatgatcctctggcgaccaccaccatctccggcaagacttacacatgtgtaagtaacttacacatgttttaagtacaattttttttaggtagatcacccatcaccgatcatcccctatgacctatcaccctctatgacctatcacactatgacctatcaccctcaatgacctatcacccccaccagctttggtttatgaatatccttaagggcgaagcccgctccgaatcataatttttattcaacttacacatgtataagttgtacttacatatgtgtaagtctcgccggagatgtcgccggagataAATATggccggagatgtcgccggagatgatcagtggtgattagatctgatgaaaatgaacggtctagatcgagtccctaacagtccctaaaataaggagtccctaatctaacccaccgtatatatatatatatatatatatgtgggggttgggtattgtaaaacaagtattaaagtaaaacaattaaaacaagaTCTTgatccttagatcatggttatattgatgcacgaagattcacaaaccaattgatgtacgataattttcatgatgcacggtgattatcactgaataaaaacctattgttttatttgttttgctttaatagttgttttattttacctaaaacctatatatatatactagtcctaataccagTATGATGTACGAtagttattagttatatatattgtatcataaaaaaattcaaatatgcctcatacatgattcttgagtatgaaataaattgtaattaaagtaaatcgatgatcgaagctaaattataataaacagtaatgataaatataatatatgtttagttagagttttgggtttaatttaaagttttagaaCCACGTCAcatcgaaacttgtaagcatggTGGATGATGAAAAATAgtttgtgatttcggatcgtaaactcaaaattttgaattctttatgttaataaattattataattaatataagtaataggaatTTAAAAGTtgggaaagaaaaagagacaattaattattaatgagaaaacgatcaattgAACAAGgttataatgtattttgtattaataattCAAGAGATAGAGTTTAtttataagtctaataaggaaattgaatttatatacaactaaaaaagctaatCTAACaagataaattaattaaaaggacacgtgtcgatcaagtaTTACGCGACGTGTcgtttcaaaaatatattaatcctgttttagtttattggtagatagagagagtttctttattttgagaaccatttttttaagaaccatgagaactcttaatttatatatatatttacatgttttttttttgtttattcacatataaaatgatataaaaatgtatgttgtagaaaaattttttttaagaaaccttcaaaataaccttttgtgaacttgttaATGAATTAGTTCACGTTTTCTGTTTACATGTGAATATATGAGgtcttgaaaaaaaatttattctgcaacatatgtttttataacattccacatgtgaatgaacaaaaaaaacatgtgatcaaatataaaatttaggagttctcacgGTTTTTACAAAATAATGGGTTCTCAATATAAGGGTCCCCATagagagaaaagtgagtatggggctgttatgcactcaacttgggtgaaaacccctcacataccaatattttaatattttgaataaatgtttggccccccatgatttttatggtttaaaaaaaggtatttgAGGGGTCTTTCACCCAACTTAGTTgcctaacaacctcatattcctttccccatatacatatatagtgggatgggaatataagactgtcggttatctaagcttaggtgtggaacactcacatattgtttttttaatccataaaaatcatgggggcccatgcatttattcattaaacaagaaataataaatattagtatgtgaagggttccacacctaagcttaggtgccggacaatcttatattcctttttcccatatatatatatagggacaatcaaataataacagttttaaaataagataagtgtataacaattatcattatttaagtatataacaacacattggtctgtcaaaataaaaaaatcgtgttttttgttttgtgcatccatcttggatgcatattcttcaaaatgatgcatccaccaaaaaacgtgatttttttgattttgacggatcaatgtgttgttaagcacttaaataatgataattagttatgcactatgttagttttatagacttttaatgcatcaaaatgatgttttttaagtgttctcaccgttcttattttaagactgttctcaccagagtgttaccctatatataggttttaggtaaaataaaacaaatattaaagtgaaacagataaaacaatagatttctCTATACTAAAAATTACCATGCATCTtgaaaatcattgtgtatcaattgtttcgtgaatcttcgtgcatcaatttaaccatgatctaagggtcaagatcttatcttatttgttacaatactcaacccctatatatatatatatatatatatatatatatataagggacaATCAGATAAGaatagtcttaaaataagaaccggTGAGagcacttaaaaactacattttgatgcattttaaaagtccataaaactaacatagtgtataactaattatcatcatttaagtgtttaacaacatattggcctattaaaatcgagaaaatcatgttttttgttttgtgcatccatcttggatgcatattcaacAAAAttatgcatccaacaaaaaacatgattttttcgattttgacggattgatgtgttgttaaacacttagataatgataattagttatgcactatgttagttttatggacttttgatgcatcaaaatgtagtttttaagtgttctcaccggttcttattttaagactgttcttatttgattgtccctatatatatatatatatatatatatggtaacactccggtgagaacactcttaaaataagaacggtgagaacaccttaaaaacatcattttgatgcattaaaagtccataaaactaacatagtgcataactaattatcattatttaagtgattaacaacacattcatcagtcaaaatcgaaataatcatgtttttttttgtgcatccatcttagatccatattcatcaaaatgatgcatccaacaaaaaacgtgattttttcgattttgatgaatcaatgtgttgttaaacacttaaataatgataattagttatgcactatgtcatgtcagttttatggacttttaatgcatcaaaatgatgattttaaggtgttttcaccgttcttattttaaaactgttcttatttaattgtccccctatatatatatatataggggaacaatcaaataagaacggtgagaacacttaaaaaacatcattttgatgcattaaaagtccataaaactaacatagtgcaaaactaattattattatttaagtgtttaacaacacattggcctgtcaaaatcaagaaaatcatttttttttctgcatccatcttggatgcatattcttgaaaatgatgcatccacaaAAAAACgtaaattttttgattttgacggatcaatgtgttgttaaacacttaaataatgataattagttttgcactatgttagttttatgcaaaatgatgttttttaagtgttctcaccgttcttattttaagactgttctcaccagagtgttatatatatatatatatatatatacacatcttaTAAAACGGTAGTTATCCTGATATTTTAAAGGCATCCACATCAATTTAACTATccttaaaaattgccacataggttttATCTTGTGTGGCATCTccataatttttttacaatataatataccaaaaaaataaaaataaaattattctcatatttatcaaatcaaatcttaaATATAcgtatgaaaaaaataatattttttatgtaaaaaaatcaaatcaaatcttcCATTGAAAAAAAACACTAAGCCCGTATCATGTATTTCAAATTTCCTAGATTTCTTTTACATCAAACTAAGCTAGCGGCTTTAGAAAGATtcaaattttaagaatatatatcctttttatttccatttttctTATGGTTCATATCAaaagtaatttattatagtAAATCAATCTAATtacttaatattattttttttagtatatgtaaaaagtattttatatcttctttctttgatttacaacaactaaaataatacagagtatatttttttagctAATAGATTGGTGGTTCATTAATATGGTCTTAGACTTTTTCACTTTCATTTGTATGTGTGAATTGTTAGAGGATGGTTTGAGGGTCCTGTGCAGACATATGTAGTTTGAATTCtgcatacaaataaaaaatggtATCATGTCatgatataaaacaaattacagaagaaaacattcaaaatttataatacataGAGTTTATACTTGACAATATGTAGAACATCAATATGAAATGTAAAGATAATATTATAAATGAAGtgatttaaatataataaaacacattttactAATCATCAATAGCtatatctaatttttttattaccGTTTGTTTCAACAATATTTTATGGTAATCAACTGCGCAACACACGGataaatactttatttttaaccattttcATACGTATGGatcatcaaattttatgttatttatatataatttttcattcaCTAAATTTGTAAGACAACTAAACTAATACATCAATTTTTAAAGTATCGCGTATCGCgcgggtcaaaaacctagtgtgtgtgtacatacatatatatatacatataggggTTGAGTATCgtaacaaataagataagattatGACATGTagaaaatcagggggtgagattagaaaagagaactAGTGGTATTCACCTGTCACCTTCTAAAgctattaggaggatttttaggttaatttgttagaaggataaatcattttccatatacaTATTGTGGATGGCTAAAAATTGTCATAATTTATCACTAAACAAA
It encodes:
- the LOC122608596 gene encoding UDP-glycosyltransferase 75C1-like, which encodes MASRRKILIVSDPGQGNINPSLRLANCLLKIGVEVTICTSVYGVKHIKKETIPQGLTIAPFFDGHDNGKQPTTTLQQVVLDFGSNGSRAVAELLSSATAAGKPFDYVVYTVLLAWVAKVANAHGVKSALFWGQPAIILQIYYYYFNGYEDLINGCKDNPTLQINLPGLPSLTTADLPSFLSPSRPEEHDFFLQIAKDHIEVLKIFPKILVNIFNELESESIKAIDKFEYIPIGPLVPLDRKDTLDNSVGQWLNTQPKSSVVYVSFGTLAVLSMEQVEEIGSGLLKSGRPFLWVIRDGEQARKLSKIDVLKKQGMIVNWCSQVAVLSHEATGCFLTHGGWNSTLEALVAGVPKVVFPQWSDQGTNAKLIKDVWKTGVRVEARKEDGIVEGKEIERCVELVMAGDREMRRNAEKWKDLAREALKDGGSSAINLQAFLNDA